From Roseovarius sp. EL26, the proteins below share one genomic window:
- a CDS encoding complex I NDUFA9 subunit family protein, with product MSKLVTIYGGSGFVGRYIARRMAKAGWRVRVAVRRPNEAMHVKTCGVVGQVEPVLCNIRDEDSVRAAMLGADAVINCVGTFDRKGRNNFDAVQHQGPERIARWAAANGVSQLVHISAIGADEESDSQYCQSKALGEAAILGHFPSAVILRPSVVFGTEDGFFNRFAGMTRWGPVLPVVGGDTKFQPVYVDDVAAAAALGAEGQAGAGVYELGGPDVQSFRELMQQMLDVIRRRRLIANIPFWIAGILGGVMELTQTLSLGIVPAQITRDQVKSLRRDNVVAQDALGFEELGIKPVAMAAVLPDYLWRFRPAGQYEAIKESAGKLGG from the coding sequence ATGTCGAAACTTGTCACCATTTACGGCGGGTCGGGTTTTGTCGGGCGCTATATCGCGCGCCGGATGGCCAAGGCTGGTTGGCGGGTTCGCGTGGCTGTGCGGCGCCCGAACGAGGCGATGCATGTCAAAACATGTGGTGTTGTTGGGCAGGTCGAGCCGGTCCTGTGCAATATCCGTGATGAAGACAGTGTGCGTGCCGCCATGCTGGGGGCGGATGCGGTGATCAACTGCGTTGGCACATTTGACCGCAAGGGCCGCAATAATTTCGATGCTGTTCAGCATCAAGGTCCTGAGCGAATCGCACGTTGGGCTGCAGCAAATGGTGTTAGTCAGCTTGTGCATATTTCAGCGATTGGTGCTGATGAGGAATCGGATAGCCAGTATTGCCAATCCAAGGCGCTGGGTGAGGCGGCAATTCTTGGGCATTTTCCTTCTGCTGTGATTTTGCGCCCGTCTGTTGTTTTTGGAACCGAGGATGGCTTCTTCAATCGGTTCGCCGGAATGACACGCTGGGGTCCTGTGTTGCCAGTGGTGGGCGGAGATACAAAATTCCAGCCGGTGTATGTTGATGATGTCGCTGCCGCTGCCGCGCTCGGTGCTGAAGGCCAAGCTGGGGCAGGAGTGTACGAACTGGGTGGGCCCGACGTGCAAAGTTTCCGCGAATTGATGCAGCAGATGTTGGATGTCATTCGGCGCCGTCGTCTCATTGCGAATATTCCGTTCTGGATTGCGGGCATTCTGGGCGGCGTGATGGAGTTGACGCAAACCTTGTCTTTGGGCATCGTGCCGGCTCAGATCACCCGTGATCAGGTGAAAAGCCTGCGACGTGACAACGTTGTGGCGCAAGACGCACTCGGCTTTGAGGAGCTGGGTATTAAGCCCGTGGCGATGGCTGCTGTTCTGCCAGATTACTTATGGCGTTTTCGCCCCGCCGGGCAATACGAGGCGATCAAAGAATCCGCTGGCAAGTTGGGCGGCTGA
- a CDS encoding ribonuclease D, with amino-acid sequence MANFLYKNDLPDDLDLGPVVAIDCETMGLNPHRDRLCVVQMSGGDGNAHMVQVELGQTKAPNLCAMLENPNVLKLFHFGRFDIAALYNAFGALTAPVYCTKIASKLVRTYTDRHGLKNLLQELLGIDISKQQQSSDWGAPELTAAQLDYAASDVLYLHKLRDTLNTNLTREGRMGLAQSCFDFLPTRAQLDLAGWPEQDIFAH; translated from the coding sequence TTGGCAAATTTTCTATACAAAAACGACCTGCCAGATGACCTTGACTTGGGTCCTGTTGTGGCGATCGATTGTGAAACTATGGGTTTGAACCCTCATCGTGACCGCCTGTGCGTGGTGCAAATGTCAGGTGGGGACGGGAATGCCCACATGGTACAGGTTGAGCTGGGCCAGACTAAAGCCCCCAATCTCTGCGCTATGCTGGAAAACCCGAATGTGCTGAAGCTGTTTCATTTTGGCCGGTTTGACATTGCGGCGCTTTACAATGCCTTTGGTGCCCTGACCGCCCCAGTTTACTGCACGAAAATCGCCAGCAAACTGGTTCGAACCTATACGGACCGTCACGGATTGAAGAACTTGCTGCAGGAATTGCTAGGTATCGACATCTCAAAACAGCAGCAATCATCGGACTGGGGCGCGCCAGAGCTGACAGCGGCGCAACTGGATTATGCCGCCTCGGATGTTTTGTACCTGCACAAACTACGCGACACCCTCAATACCAACCTGACGCGCGAAGGGCGCATGGGGTTGGCGCAATCGTGTTTCGATTTTCTA